One Flagellimonas sp. CMM7 genomic region harbors:
- a CDS encoding DUF4138 domain-containing protein: MKKILILLSLGLFYPVHATNTQILDTIYANSTMTMALFFPSDIKQGITGSEHFVFTYNREKEQNLGLLKAVKGPPSNLLVITTDGKVYSYILRYAEHLENPNRFISVQESIGDAKRRSKEEIQLEEDIDINISVNDSPELLRRSCESLLNLPEEKHIRKKEGEIVLTLKNLKYHGDNVFLQFEIENKSGMRFDFDYLKIYKVNGNKKRNASYQELPLEPVYVHNKPSQIIPNTKVRMVYVVPKFTIAKNEKIVVRLKELHTSRGVNLIKKKFN, from the coding sequence ATGAAAAAGATACTGATACTGTTAAGCTTGGGTCTGTTTTACCCAGTTCACGCAACAAATACACAAATATTGGATACTATTTACGCCAATTCAACAATGACAATGGCCTTGTTCTTTCCCTCAGATATAAAGCAGGGCATTACAGGTTCAGAACATTTTGTGTTCACCTATAATCGCGAAAAAGAACAAAATTTAGGACTATTGAAAGCCGTAAAAGGCCCCCCTAGTAATTTATTGGTGATTACTACGGATGGAAAAGTATACTCTTATATCTTAAGGTATGCAGAGCATCTAGAAAACCCCAATCGTTTTATTTCGGTTCAAGAAAGTATAGGGGATGCCAAAAGGCGCTCAAAAGAGGAAATACAACTGGAGGAAGATATTGATATAAATATTTCGGTCAATGATTCTCCGGAACTATTGCGAAGATCCTGTGAATCATTATTGAATCTTCCTGAAGAAAAACATATCAGAAAGAAAGAGGGAGAGATTGTTCTGACCCTAAAGAACCTTAAGTATCACGGCGATAATGTATTTCTACAGTTTGAGATTGAAAACAAATCAGGCATGCGCTTTGATTTCGACTACCTTAAAATCTACAAGGTAAACGGCAATAAAAAGCGTAACGCTTCTTATCAAGAACTCCCGTTAGAACCTGTATATGTGCACAATAAACCTTCACAAATAATCCCGAATACAAAGGTCAGAATGGTTTATGTAGTGCCTAAATTCACCATCGCAAAAAATGAGAAAATAGTAGTTCGATTAAAAGAATTGCATACCTCCCGAGGAGTAAATTTGATAAAGAAGAAATTTAATTAA
- a CDS encoding conjugal transfer protein TraK — protein sequence MKTPYKNIYEVLKMNRFIVLAVIAMAFLSTTISSLISYKMYNKALNGSFAIGKNGEVIPLQWVQEKENLEVEALEHLRLFHNYFYGLDATNFENHIEKALWLGDSSVDNVYRQKKADGVYNRLMQYSLVQKVISIESELDLTAEPYPFRTVTIFQINRGSAIDTYELVSIGKVLHLEKRNFPKNTHALLITDYYENTLKKVDNRQ from the coding sequence ATGAAGACACCATATAAAAACATATACGAGGTATTGAAGATGAATCGGTTTATAGTGCTGGCTGTTATTGCAATGGCTTTTCTATCCACCACCATTTCAAGTCTCATATCTTACAAAATGTACAACAAAGCTCTGAACGGTTCTTTTGCCATTGGTAAAAATGGAGAAGTAATTCCCTTGCAATGGGTACAGGAAAAAGAAAATTTAGAGGTGGAAGCTTTAGAGCATTTGCGACTCTTCCATAATTACTTTTATGGGTTGGATGCCACAAATTTTGAAAACCATATTGAAAAAGCACTATGGTTGGGCGATAGCTCCGTCGATAATGTATATCGACAGAAAAAAGCAGATGGGGTTTACAATCGTTTGATGCAGTATTCCTTGGTACAAAAGGTCATCAGCATTGAATCCGAACTAGACCTTACCGCAGAGCCATACCCTTTTAGAACAGTTACCATATTCCAAATTAATAGAGGGTCGGCAATCGACACCTACGAACTGGTCTCCATAGGTAAAGTTTTGCATTTGGAAAAACGAAACTTTCCCAAGAACACCCACGCACTATTGATAACGGATTATTACGAGAACACTTTAAAGAAAGTCGATAATCGACAGTAA
- a CDS encoding OmpH family outer membrane protein → MKEKVLFSIAGALALATIWLLFSFSKTDDTVAVVDSQRVLEEYQGFLEAKDSYEIKINDLSKNFNEKRMVFESKTKEYEILENSISNTEKSKKQVDLAKMQQELMKLGTTIENQSTVEETKLLEAVYNKINDFIQRYGKEEGYTAILGANGQGNVMYVDERNDITQEVINALNKEYVEGIK, encoded by the coding sequence ATGAAAGAAAAAGTACTTTTTAGTATAGCCGGTGCGCTGGCCCTAGCAACAATATGGCTCTTATTTAGCTTCTCCAAAACAGATGATACCGTAGCAGTGGTTGATTCTCAAAGGGTTTTGGAAGAATACCAGGGTTTTTTGGAAGCAAAGGACTCCTATGAAATCAAAATCAATGACCTCAGCAAAAACTTTAATGAAAAGCGTATGGTCTTTGAATCCAAGACCAAGGAATATGAGATTTTAGAAAATTCTATTTCCAATACAGAAAAGTCAAAAAAACAAGTTGATTTGGCAAAAATGCAACAAGAGTTAATGAAGCTGGGAACAACCATTGAAAACCAGTCGACGGTTGAAGAGACTAAGTTGCTGGAAGCGGTTTACAACAAAATCAACGATTTCATCCAACGCTACGGCAAAGAAGAAGGATATACAGCCATTTTGGGTGCCAATGGACAAGGAAATGTCATGTATGTGGATGAAAGGAATGACATTACACAAGAAGTTATTAATGCTCTAAACAAAGAATATGTTGAAGGGATTAAGTAA
- a CDS encoding response regulator has translation MPHILIIDDHPITIRGYKLILENQKIALSNEVQGATNCDQVIEIMNVPEELFFDVVLLDISLPASKDKQVTSGEDLGFLIRKKYPKTKIIVHTGLNYVQRISNIFNTLKPEGFLIKSDISANVLKIAVNKVLQNGTYYSEKIKDLLYPEDFEKIYIDSSNRKILYHLSQGYRMKDLPEHIQLSMPTIERRKKRIKALLGVPNGNTKDLLEVARKKGFI, from the coding sequence ATGCCCCATATTTTAATCATTGACGACCATCCCATTACTATAAGAGGGTACAAACTTATTTTAGAAAACCAGAAAATTGCATTATCCAATGAAGTACAGGGTGCCACGAATTGTGACCAGGTAATCGAAATTATGAATGTACCGGAAGAATTGTTCTTTGATGTGGTATTACTTGATATAAGCCTCCCGGCTTCCAAGGATAAACAAGTTACGTCTGGAGAAGACTTAGGTTTTTTGATTAGAAAAAAATACCCAAAGACTAAGATTATAGTACATACGGGTTTAAATTATGTACAGCGAATCTCTAACATTTTCAACACACTAAAACCTGAGGGTTTTCTAATAAAATCGGATATTAGTGCAAACGTATTGAAAATAGCTGTAAATAAAGTATTGCAAAATGGAACGTATTACAGTGAAAAAATCAAAGATTTGTTATATCCTGAAGATTTCGAAAAGATCTATATTGATTCTTCAAACAGGAAAATTTTATACCACCTTTCCCAAGGATATAGAATGAAGGATTTACCTGAACACATCCAATTATCCATGCCAACAATCGAACGCAGAAAGAAACGGATAAAAGCTTTGCTAGGGGTTCCGAATGGAAATACCAAAGATCTTCTGGAGGTTGCCCGGAAGAAAGGGTTTATTTAG
- a CDS encoding conjugal transfer protein, which yields MRKFIFMCLLVLGTIGQVSAQGMPVYDNTNFITLGKQILEAAKQTENLIKTVEFMRQQKERIEKVSNVVKQLKAVRELARNNERLFDVVRNDVRHILNSPYIKPEEITRISKSFESIIENSLEDLDFVQQILSSDYLKMTDAERAEVLKERETRSKEMVAEIERKTKRYNDIISFREMQDKINNRATNY from the coding sequence ATGAGAAAATTCATTTTTATGTGCCTTTTGGTACTTGGGACGATAGGGCAAGTAAGTGCCCAAGGGATGCCAGTGTATGACAACACCAATTTTATCACGCTGGGCAAGCAAATTTTGGAAGCTGCAAAACAAACAGAAAACTTGATCAAAACGGTGGAGTTTATGCGGCAACAAAAAGAACGCATTGAAAAGGTGAGCAATGTGGTAAAACAATTGAAAGCGGTACGTGAACTTGCCCGTAACAATGAACGCCTCTTCGATGTGGTCAGGAATGATGTACGGCATATTTTAAACTCACCCTATATCAAGCCCGAGGAAATCACAAGAATATCCAAATCCTTTGAAAGTATCATTGAAAATTCATTGGAGGATTTGGATTTTGTACAGCAGATACTTTCCAGTGACTACCTAAAAATGACCGATGCCGAAAGGGCTGAGGTATTAAAGGAAAGGGAAACACGCTCTAAGGAAATGGTCGCCGAAATAGAGCGTAAGACCAAACGATACAATGACATCATTTCCTTTCGGGAAATGCAGGACAAAATCAATAACAGGGCTACAAATTATTAA
- the traM gene encoding conjugative transposon protein TraM — protein MKLDKKKITFIAVIGAVVIFIITYSLLAFGEDDSQKEELQQTQVPVLENPIDDYTSRLDAVDDLKEVRQTNAPSIYDEKYLDSTGVFDPDFLEKEKIRMVDSIYNNSRINYTTGTLRATNPVRDSVVNAIAKKQKTQKKEVSPLAIEISPKALALEQQLFFASNPLPIEETINEPSIEVMIDKKQVIKVNDRLQMRTLHNVEIEGRLIPKNTTLFGMVSFKPNRVLLQIENIDNVPLSFKAYDFRDRLEGIYVKNSFREELRQQVLGDVVDDINVPGVPQVTGFKRLFQRSNRQVKVTVNPNYKLIIKVDAQQ, from the coding sequence ATGAAATTGGATAAGAAAAAAATAACGTTCATTGCAGTCATCGGAGCAGTGGTCATTTTCATCATCACTTACTCTCTTTTGGCATTTGGTGAAGATGATTCCCAAAAGGAGGAACTACAACAGACACAGGTCCCTGTATTGGAAAACCCTATTGACGATTATACCTCCAGACTGGATGCAGTGGATGATTTAAAAGAAGTCAGGCAAACCAACGCACCCAGTATCTATGATGAAAAGTATCTGGATTCCACAGGCGTTTTTGACCCTGATTTTTTGGAAAAAGAAAAGATACGAATGGTGGATAGCATCTATAACAATAGCCGCATCAATTACACGACGGGTACTCTTCGGGCAACGAATCCTGTTCGGGATAGTGTGGTCAATGCGATAGCTAAGAAACAGAAAACACAAAAAAAGGAAGTCTCGCCATTGGCTATAGAAATTAGCCCAAAAGCATTGGCCTTGGAACAGCAGTTGTTTTTTGCTTCCAATCCCTTGCCTATTGAAGAAACGATAAATGAACCGAGCATTGAGGTAATGATTGATAAGAAGCAGGTCATTAAAGTCAATGACCGATTGCAAATGCGCACCTTGCACAATGTCGAAATTGAGGGCAGGTTGATTCCAAAGAATACCACGCTGTTTGGTATGGTCAGCTTTAAACCCAATCGGGTGTTGTTACAAATCGAAAACATTGATAACGTTCCACTGTCTTTTAAGGCGTATGATTTTAGGGATAGGTTGGAAGGAATCTATGTCAAAAACAGTTTTCGGGAAGAATTACGGCAACAAGTGCTGGGAGATGTAGTAGATGATATCAATGTACCTGGTGTGCCTCAGGTCACGGGATTCAAAAGGTTGTTCCAACGCTCAAACCGACAGGTAAAAGTAACGGTGAACCCTAATTATAAACTCATAATAAAAGTCGATGCACAACAATAA
- a CDS encoding DUF6531 domain-containing protein has product MISICRKHIKAAAYFLLFDMVLTIAVPSTNAIYALTSGPTTPEFSSFEPVATTNLVDPLTGNFTYNLPVIQIPGPDGGGYAMSLSYHSGTSPEEEASWVGHGWTLNPGPLIKM; this is encoded by the coding sequence ATGATTTCTATCTGTAGAAAACACATAAAGGCCGCTGCATATTTTTTATTGTTTGATATGGTTTTAACCATTGCGGTGCCTTCCACAAATGCCATCTACGCGTTGACATCCGGGCCGACCACACCAGAGTTCTCAAGTTTTGAGCCTGTAGCAACTACGAATTTGGTGGACCCGCTTACAGGAAATTTCACCTATAACCTTCCTGTTATACAAATCCCTGGACCTGATGGTGGTGGCTATGCCATGTCCTTGTCCTATCATAGCGGAACCTCACCTGAAGAAGAAGCATCTTGGGTGGGCCATGGCTGGACCTTAAACCCAGGGCCATTAATAAAAATGTAA